The stretch of DNA AATTCCTTGCCAGCCCAGATACTGAGGCTTTCAGGGCGGTAAATTCCAAGCGGATCGACTTTGCGCTGATGGACGAAAATTGCTGCGTCCGGCACGCAATCGAATACCAAGGCTCTGGACATTACGCTGGTACAAGCGCCGCCGCGCGCGACGCCATCAAGAAGGAAGCGCTGCGCAAGGCGGGAATTGGCTATCACGAGGTGGTAGCGGGACAAACCACGCCGAGTGAATTGAAGGCATTGGTAGACAAGCTGGTTCCTGCACAGCGCGGTGACATGCGCGAACCCAGTGATGCGGTGCGGGTTTTCGGGCGAGGATAAATCTGGGTCAAGAAGCGGCAACGCGTTAAGGCTTTCCATGCGCGCGGCCCCGTCCCCTGGGGGTTCTGAATGAATCTCTGCCCCGATGATGGCTGTTGAAGAAGGGCGTTGCTTACCGGCTCACGATCTGCGCGAGCATTTCGCGCACACGGTCAATTGCGACTGGCTTCACCATAGCCTTTACCATATTGATCGCGATTGATTTTTGGTTCGGCAAATCCTGCTCCGCCAAACAAAAGAACTGCCACTGGTCAGCACAGCGATGATCGGCTCTGGCCAAGTCCGCTTCTGGATGCCAAGCTAACACATAAATCGCAGCGTGCCGCCCATCGATTCTGGTCCGCACATCTCCTTCCCAGCGAAGCTTGCGCGGCGCGATGTCGAAGCGCCCGCTGCTCGCTCGCGCCGCACCGTTACTCCATGATTGCAGCGCAGCCGACTGTTTGACCTCCAGTCGCACCCCCGCAGCGTTCTCGAAATCGTGTGAGGCCCAGTCCTGCGAGCACCACCGCCAATCCGGCTCGAGCACCTGAGCAAGCATCGCTTCGACCAGTAAACCGCGAAAGGCGTTGTTCACCAGCGGGCGACCGAGGAGGAGTGCTGTAATCCGGCGTTCGAGATCTGCGTCCATGCGCCAAGCTTACCTGTTGGCAAGACGCTAGCAAGGTTTGCCGATTGAGCCGCCCCCTCCACGTGCCGGAACAACCGGCGTCCCCCTTACGCCCCCCACCCCACTCGGCTAAGCCCACCCCATGCCCCCCATCACCATTCTGATCGACGCCGATGCCTGTCCGGTGAAGGACGAGATCTACCGCGTCGCGGAACGCTACCGCGCCGAGGTTCGCGTGGTCAGCAACGCGCCGTTCCGCATCCCCGACAGCCCGCGGGTGAAGCGCGTTGTCGTGAGCGATGGTCACGGTTCAGGCACTGAACCGCAAGGGCGACCGCCCGCCGGCCGGTTAGGCCGCAAGCCAAGCTGGGCGGATGCCCAGCGCCCGGCGCCTGAGGGCCCAAAATATGACGCGGCGGATGACTGGATTGCCGAGGCGGCGGAGGCGCTGCCCAAGGGCAAGTGCGTGGTCGTCACCGGCGACATCCTGCTCGCCGAGCGCTGCCTCAAGGCCGGGGCGCGGGTGCTGGGGCACAAGGGCGACGAGTTCACCCCCGCCAGCATCGGCGGCGCGATCGCCACCCGCGCGATCATGGCCGATCTGCGCGCCGGTATGGACGGACCCACGGGCTCGGCGGGCGGCGGCCCCGCGCCCTTCGGCAAGGCGGACCGTTCGCGCTTCCTGCAGGCGCTCAACCGGGTGATGGTGGGGCTGCGTGGGCGCTGACGCCCGCCGATCCTCACCCGACGCTTAATCGGATCGCAAATCTTTTGCCGCAAGGCGGGGCGCGATGCGATTGTTCGTCACCACCCGCAAGCAGGTGCTCCGCTACACAGCGCTGATCACGCTGATCGCCGTGGCGGCGCCGGTGCTGGTGGTCGGCGGGGTGCTGATCGGGGTGCTCGGCGTCCCGCTCGGCGCGGCAATGCTGGGGATCGCCATCGCCTTTTTCATCCCGCTGCTGATCGCTCCGCCGATCGCCTACATGGCGCTCTCGATCATCCGGCTGCTGCACGAGACCATCGCGCGGGTCGACGATCACATGCGCCATGACGGGCTGACGGGGGCGCTCAACCGCTCGCACTTCCTCGACCGGGTGCGCGCCTGGCCCGATGCCGGCTCGCTGATGATCTGCGATGTGGACCACTTCAAGCGGATCAACGACACCTTCGGCCATGCCGCGGGGGACGAGGTGCTGCGGATGCTGGCCCATGCGGTGCAGGAGGTGGTGGGGACGCGCGGGCTGGTCGGGCGGCTGGGGGGCGAGGAGTTCGCGGTGTTCCTGCCGCAGGCCGATCCCGATATTGCCTTGCTCGAGGCGGAGTCGATCCGGCTGGCGGTGGAGATGCTGGGCATGGTGGTGGACGGGCGCAGGCTGGCGATCACGATCAGCATCGGCTGCACGTCGCACAACCCCTCGCTGCCGATCGGCACGACGCTGAAGCGCGCCGATGCGCTGCTCTACGAGGCCAAGCAGCAGGGCCGCAATTGCGTGATGCCGCGCGTGCCGCAGCGCGTGGCCGAACGCGATCAGGCGCGGGCCTGAGGGGGGCTTGCCCGAGGGGCGTGTCAGGCCCGCTCGAAATCCATCGTCCAGTTGGTTTCCCACGTCGCGCCGCCATCGGCGGAGAGCGCCTGTTCCCAGCGCGGGCGGTCGGTGTCGGTGTCGAGCCACCGGAAGCGCAGGGTGACGGAGCGGCCTTCGTGCGTGTCCTCGGCGAGGAAGGTGCCGACGCCGTTCTCGAACCGGCCGATCACCGGCACGTCGAGCGCATGGGGGGCGCGCTGGTCGAGCCACCAGATCGCCCAGGTGCCGCTCGCCGCATCGAAGGAGCGGATGGCGATGGCGCGGTAGCTGCCCGAGGCGATGTGGAGGAGGTTGTCCTCGATATTGCCATTGCCGCCGAGCACCGGGCGGGTCTCGCTGGTGCCGGAGAACTTCTCCCAGTCGTCGGCCCCGGCAAGGCGGGTTTTCAGGCGCCGGTGGTGGACCCGCCAGCGCCCGAACTCGAAGTCGAAATCGGTCGAGGGGGGTGCGGGGTCAGTCATGCTCCCTGTCCCCCGCGCCGACATAGAGTTGGTTGCCGACCTCGCGGTACTTGGCGCTCATCTCGGCCATGCCCGCCTCCGCCTCGGCCTCGGAGGCTACGAAGGTGTCGATCCCGGCGTTCTGCTTGGCGGCGAAGTCGCGCACTTCCTGCGTGATCTTCATCGAGCAGAATTTCGGCCCGCACATCGAGCAGAAATGGGCCGACTTCGCGCCTTCCGCCGGGAGCGTCTGGTCGTGGTATTGCTCGGCGGTTTCGGGGTCGAGGCTCAGGTTGAACTGGTCGCGCCAGCGGAACTCGAAGCGGGCCTTGCTCAGCGCATCGTCGCGCACCTGTGCGGCGGGGTGGCCCTTGGCGAGGTCCGCCGCGTGGGCGGCGAGCTTGTAGGTCACCACGCCCACCTTCACATCGTCACGGTCGGGCAGGCCGAGGTGCTCCTTGGGCGTGACGTAGCAGAGCATCGCCGTGCCATACCACCCGATCTGCGCCGCCCCGATGCCGCTGGTGATGTGGTCGTAGCCCGGCGCGATGTCGGTGACGAGCGGCCCCAAGGTGTAGAACGGCGCCTCGCCGCACGCCTCCAATTGCTTTTCCATGTTCTGCTTGATCTTGTGCATCGGCACGTGGCCGGGGCCTTCGATCATTACCTGCACGTCCTGCTCCCAGGCGCGCTTGGTGAGTTCGCCCAAGGTGTAGAGCTCGGCGAATTGCGCTTCGTCGTTCGCATCGCGGATCGAGCCGGGGCGCAGGCCATCGCCCAGCGAATAGGCGATGTCGTAGGCCTTCATGATCTCGGTGATCTCGTCGAAGTGTTCGTAGAGGAAGCTCTCCTTGTGGTGGGCGAGGCACCACTTGGCCATGATCGAGCCGCCGCGCGACACAATCCCCGTGACGCGCTTGGCCGTCAAGGGGATGTAGGGCAGGCGCACGCCCGCGTGGATGGTGAAGTAGTCGACGCCCTGTTCGGCCTGCTCGATCAGCGTGTCGCGGAAGATTTCCCAGGTCAGTTCCTCGGCAATGCCGCCGACCTTTTCGAGCGCCTGATAGATCGGCACGGTGCCCACGGGGACGGCGGAGTTGCGGATGATCCATTCGCGGGTGTCATGGATGTTGCGGCCCGTGGAGAGATCCATGATCGTATCCGCGCCCCAACGGGTCGCCCAGACCATCTTGTCGACCTCGCTCGCCACGTCAGAGGCCACGGCGGAGTTGCCGATATTGGCGTTGATCTTGACGAGGAAGTTGCGCCCGATCGCCATCGGCTCGGACTCAGGGTGGTTGATGTTGGAGGGGATGATCGCCCGGCCGCGCGCGACTTCGGAGCGGACGAATTCCGGGGTGATGATATCAGGGATCTCCGCGCCCCAGCTTTCGCCGTCGCGGATCAGGTCGGCGGCGATTTCGCGCCCGAGATTTTCACGCTCGGCGACATATTCCATCTCGGGGGTGATGATCCCGCGCCGGGCATAGTGCATCTGGCTGACATTCATGCCCGCACGCGCGCGCAGCGGGCGCTTGACGGTGTTGGGAAACTGCGGGACGCCGCCCGAGCGGTCGGGGCCGAGCTGGCCGTTGTCTTCGGGCTTCACCTCGCGCCCATCGTAAGCCTCGACATCGCCGCGCGCCATGATCCAGTCGCGGCGCAATTGTGGGAGCCCCGCGCTGATGTCGATGCGCGCGTCGGGGTCGGTGTAGGGGCCGGAGGTATCATAGACCCGCACGCTCGGCTCGCCGCCTTCAAGGTCGATCTCGCGCATGGCGACGCGGATGCCGCTGCCGGTGCGCGCGCCGACGTAAACCTTGCGGCTGCCGCGGATCGGCCCGGTGGTGACGCCGATTTCTACCGGGGAATTGATGTCGGCCATGATGCTCTCTCTCCTCAAGGCGGAAAGCGAGCGGGAACCGTGGCACAGCGACCAGCCCACTCCCTCCGCCGATGCTAATCGGTTCAGGTTCGACGGGTCGTGGGATGCTTACACCCACCTCTCAGCCATCAAGCAGGCTCCCCGGGGATAGAGAGGGATTAGGCCAACGGCGGCTTCAAGTCCAGCGTCACGCCACGCCGCCCGCGGCCTGCCAATCGGCAATCGCATCGATCGGAAACAGCAGCATGATGACGTTCAAGGTCAGATTGTCGCGCACCACATAGCCCGCCACCAACTCACCGATGATTGCCAGCGCCACCGTCACCTTCACAGGAAGGCGCAGCGCGAGCCAGAAGCCGAAGCTCATCCAGCCGATGTCGGCGGCGGAGTTGAGGACGCTGTCGCCCGAATAGCCGAAATTGGCGGTGACGGCGCGGAAACGGTCGATCACCATGGGCGTGTTCTCCAGCACCTCCCACGCCGCCTCCAGCAGCACCGCGAGCGGGAAGCCCCAGCGAAAGCCCTGCGGCCCGCCGATCCCGCGATTCACGAACAGCCACCAGCCGAAGGCGTAGAAGATCATGCCGTGGATGATGTGGCTCGGCGTGTACCAGTCCGTGATGTGCTGGCTGTTGCCCGCGTCGTTGATCTGGCCGTGCCACAGGCTGACATAGCCGCATTCGCAGATCGGCGTGCGGCCCATCGCGAGCAGGATCGCGATGGTGGCCGCCGTGATGGCGAGCGCGACGAGGATCGTGCGCCGGTCGGGGACGAGCGCCCCGCCGGTCACGCGCTCACCCGTCATTCAATCACCTTGCCCCGCACCATCACGAAATCGACCTCTTCCAGCACCGTCACATCCGCCAGCGGATTGCCGTCCACCGCGATGATGTCTGCCGAATAGCCCGGCGCGAGCTTGCCGATCTGGCTTTCCATGCCGAGCACTTTCGCCGCCACCGTGGTGGCGCTGGCGAGCACTTCGCGGTCGCTCATGCCCTGCTTGCGCATAAGCGCCAGTTCCTCGGCATTGCGGCCATGGCTGTAGACGCCGGCATCGGTTCCGAAGGCGACGGTGACGCCATATTGCCGGGCGCGGCTGACGAGGCTTGCCATCAGCGGCTGGACCGCGCGGATCTTGTCTTCGACGACGGGGGTGTAGATGCCCTTCCCCAGCCCCTCGGAAACGCCCTCCAGCGCCATCAGCGTGGGCACCAGCACGGTGCCGTTGGCCTTCATCGCCTTCGCCGCGGCTTCATCGAGATAGGTGCCGTGCTCGATCGAATCGATCCCGGCTTCGGCGGCCTGCTGGATGCCGCGCGCGCCGTGGGCGTGGGCCATGACCTTGAGGCCGAGGCTGTGTGCGGTGTCGGCAATCGCCTTCATCTCCTCGGGCGTGAAATGCGCTTCGAGGCCCCGGCCCTGCTGCGACAGCACGCCGCCGGTGGCGGTGATCTTGATCACGTCGCTGCCGTTCTGGCTCGCGAGCCGCACCTTGGCCGCGCATTCGACCGCGCCGGTGCAGGTGAAGCCGGAATCGAGCAGTTCGTTGACCTCGGAACGGAAGCCGTTGACGTCGCCGTGCCCGCCGATGATCGCCAGCGCCGGGCCTGCCGCGACGATGCGCGGGCCCGGCACCAGCCCGTCCGCCGTGCCGCGCCGCAGCGCGAAGGCGGTGTCGCGCCCGCTACCAGCCTCACGCACCGTGGTGAAGCCCGCCAGCGCGGTCAGCCGCGCGTTCTTGGCCCCGACGACCACGCCCCATTCGTCGGGCTCGGTCGCTTCCTTCCAGAAATCGCCGCCCGGATCGCCGGTGAGGTGGGTGTGGAGATCGATCAGGCCGGGCAGCACGGTCTTGGACGAGAGGTCGATCGTACGGTCGGCGGCGACGGGATCGGCGCCGGGGGTGATCGAGACGATCCGCCCGTCCTCGATCAGGATCGTCGCCGGGCCGGTGGCTTCGCTCGCGGCGTCGGTGATCACTGACCCGGCCCGGATCGCGATGGTCTCGGCGGCCAGCGGGCCGGCCAGCGCGGTGCTCGCCAGCGCGGCGGCGGTCATGGCAAGGCGGCGGAATGTCGGCATCGTCTGTCTCCCCTCTCGTGCTTTCGCGAAGTGATGGCGCGCGCGCGCCGCCAAGGCAAGCGCCTCGACGAAAAACGCGGGCGATCGGACTATTCGCTTGGGCGCCGCCGCGCGGCTGGCTATGTTC from Porphyrobacter sp. YT40 encodes:
- a CDS encoding amidohydrolase family protein, with the protein product MPTFRRLAMTAAALASTALAGPLAAETIAIRAGSVITDAASEATGPATILIEDGRIVSITPGADPVAADRTIDLSSKTVLPGLIDLHTHLTGDPGGDFWKEATEPDEWGVVVGAKNARLTALAGFTTVREAGSGRDTAFALRRGTADGLVPGPRIVAAGPALAIIGGHGDVNGFRSEVNELLDSGFTCTGAVECAAKVRLASQNGSDVIKITATGGVLSQQGRGLEAHFTPEEMKAIADTAHSLGLKVMAHAHGARGIQQAAEAGIDSIEHGTYLDEAAAKAMKANGTVLVPTLMALEGVSEGLGKGIYTPVVEDKIRAVQPLMASLVSRARQYGVTVAFGTDAGVYSHGRNAEELALMRKQGMSDREVLASATTVAAKVLGMESQIGKLAPGYSADIIAVDGNPLADVTVLEEVDFVMVRGKVIE
- the thiC gene encoding phosphomethylpyrimidine synthase ThiC, coding for MADINSPVEIGVTTGPIRGSRKVYVGARTGSGIRVAMREIDLEGGEPSVRVYDTSGPYTDPDARIDISAGLPQLRRDWIMARGDVEAYDGREVKPEDNGQLGPDRSGGVPQFPNTVKRPLRARAGMNVSQMHYARRGIITPEMEYVAERENLGREIAADLIRDGESWGAEIPDIITPEFVRSEVARGRAIIPSNINHPESEPMAIGRNFLVKINANIGNSAVASDVASEVDKMVWATRWGADTIMDLSTGRNIHDTREWIIRNSAVPVGTVPIYQALEKVGGIAEELTWEIFRDTLIEQAEQGVDYFTIHAGVRLPYIPLTAKRVTGIVSRGGSIMAKWCLAHHKESFLYEHFDEITEIMKAYDIAYSLGDGLRPGSIRDANDEAQFAELYTLGELTKRAWEQDVQVMIEGPGHVPMHKIKQNMEKQLEACGEAPFYTLGPLVTDIAPGYDHITSGIGAAQIGWYGTAMLCYVTPKEHLGLPDRDDVKVGVVTYKLAAHAADLAKGHPAAQVRDDALSKARFEFRWRDQFNLSLDPETAEQYHDQTLPAEGAKSAHFCSMCGPKFCSMKITQEVRDFAAKQNAGIDTFVASEAEAEAGMAEMSAKYREVGNQLYVGAGDREHD
- a CDS encoding DUF1579 domain-containing protein codes for the protein MTDPAPPSTDFDFEFGRWRVHHRRLKTRLAGADDWEKFSGTSETRPVLGGNGNIEDNLLHIASGSYRAIAIRSFDAASGTWAIWWLDQRAPHALDVPVIGRFENGVGTFLAEDTHEGRSVTLRFRWLDTDTDRPRWEQALSADGGATWETNWTMDFERA
- a CDS encoding DUF2585 family protein → MTGERVTGGALVPDRRTILVALAITAATIAILLAMGRTPICECGYVSLWHGQINDAGNSQHITDWYTPSHIIHGMIFYAFGWWLFVNRGIGGPQGFRWGFPLAVLLEAAWEVLENTPMVIDRFRAVTANFGYSGDSVLNSAADIGWMSFGFWLALRLPVKVTVALAIIGELVAGYVVRDNLTLNVIMLLFPIDAIADWQAAGGVA
- a CDS encoding DUF188 domain-containing protein, whose translation is MPPITILIDADACPVKDEIYRVAERYRAEVRVVSNAPFRIPDSPRVKRVVVSDGHGSGTEPQGRPPAGRLGRKPSWADAQRPAPEGPKYDAADDWIAEAAEALPKGKCVVVTGDILLAERCLKAGARVLGHKGDEFTPASIGGAIATRAIMADLRAGMDGPTGSAGGGPAPFGKADRSRFLQALNRVMVGLRGR
- a CDS encoding GGDEF domain-containing protein → MRLFVTTRKQVLRYTALITLIAVAAPVLVVGGVLIGVLGVPLGAAMLGIAIAFFIPLLIAPPIAYMALSIIRLLHETIARVDDHMRHDGLTGALNRSHFLDRVRAWPDAGSLMICDVDHFKRINDTFGHAAGDEVLRMLAHAVQEVVGTRGLVGRLGGEEFAVFLPQADPDIALLEAESIRLAVEMLGMVVDGRRLAITISIGCTSHNPSLPIGTTLKRADALLYEAKQQGRNCVMPRVPQRVAERDQARA